The following proteins are encoded in a genomic region of Toxotes jaculatrix isolate fToxJac2 chromosome 3, fToxJac2.pri, whole genome shotgun sequence:
- the fgd5a gene encoding FYVE, RhoGEF and PH domain-containing protein 5 isoform X2 translates to MNADFQNPLQVPQPKVRSHLTIKVQSKLMSRPCPRVPCPKPPIAPKPRPLYVPHSQGESCRPQSLSNGDLAHSDGETEDLHEMAEENQDKEEKSEANDNGTGDNDKEDIAEEETEDETEKKDILDNDCDIDSIGSEDTVKGEEGSTAETTEDENTDNDLNQPEGGNHTDDENTSTPSLLLTETEDEAGEEKEEEQQSFSEETEIPCNSTGHSHENVDVENLDQKTQLLSQGDKDNETGLNEADSDQSEDCLRSELLTDNTELEAGGFAFGFSVLPTVTEEYPYDVIGPTDDASDTCESCDPAETGDTEVWQPERATKDPTGCFRFTSSTEDVFGPYSVIEAVPGDVTDTADPEWSQDDVDDKPSDELQTGASNQEPYYVSSDDVDKLEDKQALSEQGETEEGSEQSDQHKDKAKDCESADEYADIDDSLCPKADDFGQLECVSSEDYVEIGDEDEEEQTEKKHVKGKSAKERTAKREQAFHSQRRSCQPRLRLCNITVPADLDLGRTPELTNRVVFAHTTEAFEEDIEELDCHIVPYYDDTDSDSDEHIYEEAGFDSEGENFVTLDRKTIVTRSRSYSGKVPGYVPETVPEETGTEYLTHDYCTVALDKNSEPLSHSQQPEVKSLIPSVKSRRFLLYSRSAEGPELSLSSPTEISQSLRDEIRIKRKDDNLSLPCVITSSGSFSQRSHQSSSGVSTPTSLVDIPPPFELAYITKRPVTKSSPSLLIQHEPSDISKKKKSSFKRFLALKFKKKADSKGFSDGSVRSSRSSSESSHHGPVRVIELDRRSTGSSPQLQSRLVNPQQRHSDLPSTFVLYNDHQRRKCDLKAYGRGVSRVESFEERSRRSVMPLPLTKPRSISFPSADTSDYENIPAMSSDYENIQIPGRPTRSHTVTEFFEDPNRSTVACNENDGYVDMNSFPGIDSRPQTSKADSESAYTEPFPMNPVSAGLSADEDHGRTSEEEEGVADQSYDRQIDGRSRAFYVAKELVDSERLHVSSIKYLQEDFRSAVVEAVGEEGEPVLEEQRLGEILGVLPQVYTLHSSILTELEERISQWEESQRVVDVILSRRKDFGVFDTYISEYDRSMSLLEESCRNNPAFASIVKKFETRGPEEAEVPLKHQLLQVIVRVLQYRMLLTDYLNNLSPDSKEYEDTQAALVIVSEVADQANDNLKQGENLLRLVHIEYSVKGKRDLLKPGRMFVKEGTLMKVSRKSRQPRHLFLMNDIMLYTYPQQDGKYRLKNTLSLSGMKVSKPTLDNVLNCLKIEVSDITITLSASSVGEREDWFHTLSRAIADHAAGLCTFGGPCSEAREKLWMALGEAAPVLVPVSHVMMCMNCTSDFSLTLRRHHCNACGKVVCRACSRNRYPLKYLKDRVAKVCDHCYAELRKRGGSVSGACGSSSPRTHRASRPLSAVFQSLQPPSLWKSRKSTSPLNQVSLGVEGSTMSGSLQRRKKSKRKWKRLWFLLKDKDKVASESLPLQGFTVKLTERPEGEESSNVFHLYHKKTLYYTFRADDQHTARRWVNAMEEATVL, encoded by the exons ATGAACGCAG ATTTTCAAAATCCACTGCAAGTCCCCCAGCCAAAGGTCCGCAGTCATCTGACCATCAAAGTACAGTCCAAGCTGATGTCCAGGCCGTGTCCCCGTGTCCCTTGTCCAAAACCTCCTATCGCCCCCAAGCCAAGACCCCTGTATGTGCCTCACTCACAGGGGGAGTCCTGTCGCCCACAGAGCCTCAGTAACGGAGACCTGGCTCACTCTGATGGGGAGACTGAAGATCTCCATGAGATGGCTGAGGAGAATcaggacaaagaggagaaaagtgaGGCTAATGACAATGGCACAGGAGACAATGACAAAGAGGACAtagcagaagaagaaactgaggatgaaacagaaaaaaaagacatattagATAATGATTGCGACATAGACAGCATTGGCTCTGAGGACACAGTTAAGGGAGAGGAGGGTTCTACTGCTGAGActactgaagatgaaaacactgacaatgaCTTGAACCAGCCTGAAGGTGGCAATCACACAGATGATGAGAACACATCAAcaccttctcttcttctcactgaaacagaggatgaagcaggagaggagaaggaagaggagcagcagagtttTAGTGAAGAGACTGAAATACCCTGTAATTCTACAGGACACTCTCATGAAAATGTAGATGTGGAAAACCTCGATCAAAAAACACAGTTACTCAGTCAGGGTGATAAGGACAATGAGACTGGACTTAATGAAGCAGACAGTGACCAAAGTGAAGACTGTTTGCGCAGTGAATTACTCACAGacaacactgagctggaagctggAGGATTTGCTTTTGGATTCAGCGTGCTTCCAACTGTAACTGAGGAGTATCCCTACGATGTGATTGGCCCCACTGATGATGCCAGTGATACATGTGAGTCATGTGACCCAGCTGAAACAGGGGATACAGAGGTATGGCAACCGGAGCGTGCAACCAAGGACCCCACCGGCTGTTTTCGATTCACATCCAGCACTGAGGATGTGTTTGGGCCTTACTCGGTCATAGAGGCTGTTCCAGGAGATGTGACCGACACCGCTGACCCCGAGTGGAGTCAGGATGATGTTGATGACAAACCTTCAGATGAACTGCAAACGGGTGCTTCTAACCAGGAACCATACTATGTGTCATCAGATGATGTGGACAAGCTAGAGGATAAGCAAGCTCTCTCAGAACAAGGTGAGACTGAGGAAGGCTCAGAGCAGTCAGATCagcacaaagacaaagcaaaggaCTGCGAGTCAGCAGATGAGTATGCAGACATTGATGATTCACTCTGTCCAAAAGCAGATGACTTCGGGCAGCTGGAGTGTGTCTCCTCAGAGGATTATGTCGAGATCggtgatgaggatgaagaggagcaAACGGAAAAGAAACATGTCAAAGGAAAAAGTGCAAAAGAGAGAACAGCTAAACGAGAGCAGGCCTTCCACAGCCAGAGAAGAAGCTGTCAGCCTCGCCTCAGGTTGTGCAACATTACAGTGCCAGCAGACCTAGACCTGGGCCGCACCCCAGAGCTCACCAACAGAGTGGTGTTCGCCCACACCACTGAGGCCTTTGAAGAAGACATTGAAGAACTGGACTGCCATATTGTGCCTTACTATGATGATACAGACTCCGACAGCGATGAGCATATTTACGAAGAGGCGGGGTTTGACTCAGAAGGAGAGAACTTTGTAACACTGGATAGGAAGACTATTGTCACACGGTCACGCTCTTATTCTGGGAAAGTTCCAGGTTATGTCCCAGAAACTGTACcagaagagacagggacagagtaCCTGACTCATGACTACTGCACAGTGGCCTTGGATAAGAACAGTGAACCGCTCAGCCATTCACAGCAACCTGAAGTCAAATCTTTGATCCCGTCTGTGAAGTCTCGCCGCTTCTTATTATACTCCCGCTCTGCAGAGGGTCCAGAATTGTCCTTGAGCTCCCCAACAGAGATCAGCCAATCTCTGAGGGATGAGATCAGGATTAAGAGGAAAGATGATAACCTTTCCCTGCCATGTGTCATAACCTCCTCTGGAAGCTTCTCCCAGCGTAGCCATCAATCGTCCAGTGGTGTTTCCACACCAACCTCTCTAGTAGACATCCCACCGCCCTTTGAGCTGGCATACATCACTAAAAGGCCCGTCACCAAGAGCTCCCCGTCCCTCCTGATCCAGCACGAACCCAGTGACATatccaagaagaagaagtcctCCTTTAAACGTTTTCTGGCGCTCAAGTTCAAGAAGAAGGCAGATTCGAAGGGTTTCAGTGATGGAAGTGTCCGTTCTTCACGTTCTTCCTCCGAGTCCAGCCACCATGGCCCCGTAAGGGTCATAGAGCTTGATCGTAGGAGCACCGGCAGCTCTCCTCAGCTCCAGTCCCGCTTGGTGAACCCCCAGCAGCGTCATTCAGACCTTCCATCCACCTTTGTCCTCTACAATGACCaccagaggaggaaatgtgaCCTCAAAGCTTACGGCAGGGGCGTCTCCAGAGTGGAGTCCTTTGAGGAGCGTTCTCGCCGTTCTGTCATGCCACTGCCTCTGACCAAACCCCGCTCCATCTCCTTCCCCAGTGCAGACACCTCAGACTATGAAAACATCCCAGCCATGAGCTCAGACTATGAGAACATCCAAATCCCAGGCAGGCCCACCAGATCTCACACTGTGACTGAGTTTTTTGAGGATCCAAACCGCTCAACAGTTGCCTGCAATGAGAATGATGGCTATGTGGATATGAACAGTTTCCCTGGGATTGACAGCAGACCCCAGACATCGAAAGCAGACTCTGAAAG TGCCTACACCGAGCCTTTCCCAATGAACCCCGTCTCTGCTGGGCTGTCGGCAGACGAGGACCACGGCCGTAcctcagaggaagaagaaggggtGGCGGACCAGAGCTACGACCGACAG ATTGATGGCCGATCCCGAGCGTTCTACGTCGCCAAAGAGCTCGTTGACTCCGAGAGACT ACACGTCAGCTCCATCAAGTACCTTCAAGAG GACTTTAGGTCAGCGGTGGTTGAAGCAGTGGGTGAGGAAGGGGAGCCAGTGCTAGAAGAGCAGAGGCTGGGGGAGATACTGGGCGTGCTCCCCCAGGTCTACACCCTCCACAGCAGCATCCTCACTGAGCTGGAGGAGCGCATTAGTCAGTG GGAGGAGAGCCAAAGGGTGGTGGATGTGATTCTGTCTCGTCGAAAGGACTTTGGTGTGTTTGACACCTACATCTCAGAGTATGATCGCAGCATGTCCTTACTGGAGGAAAGCTGCAGGAACAACCCAGCCTTCGCCAGCATCGTCAAGAAATTTGAG acaCGGGGCCCGGAAGAAGCTGAAGTCCCGCTCAAacaccagctgctgcaggtcaTAGTGAGAGTACTTCAGTATCGAATGCTACTcacag ATTACCTGAACAACCTCTCTCCTGACTCTAAAGAATACGAGGACACACAAG ctgcCTTGGTGATCGTGTCGGAGGTGGCAGACCAGGCCAATGACAATCTGAAACAGGGG GAGAACTTGCTGCGTCTGGTCCACATAGAGTACAGTGTGAAAGGCAAGAGGGACCTGCTGAAGCCCGGAAGG ATGTTTGTCAAAGAGGGCACACTCATGAAGGTCTCGAGGAAAAGCAGGCAGCCACGACACCTGTTTCTG ATGAATGATATCATGCTGTACACCTACCCTCAGCAGGATGGGAAATACAGGCTTAAGAACACTCTATCTCTGTCTGGAATGAAG GTTAGCAAACCCACACTAGACAACGTGCTGAACTGTCTGAAAATTGAGGTGTCTGACATCACCATTACTCTCTCTGCCAG TTCGgttggagagagggaggactgGTTCCACACACTGAGTCGAGCCATAGCAGACCATGCTGCGGGGCTCTGTACGTTTGGCGGACCCTGCAGTGAG GCACGTGAGAAGTTGTGGATGGCCCTGGGTGAGGCTGCTCCTGTACTGGTGCCAGTTTCTCATGTGATGATGTGCATGAACTGTACTTCTGACTTCAGCCTCACACTGAGACGACACCACTGCAATGCCTGTGGAAAG GTGGTATGCCGCGCTTGTTCCAGGAACAGATACCCACTGAAGTACCTCAAAGACAGAGTGGCCAAAGTGTGTGACCACTGCTATGCTGAGCTCAGGAAAAGAG gtggaagcgtGTCGGGGGCATGCGGTAGCTCCAGCCCTCGGACTCACCGGGCCAGTCGtcccctctctgctgtcttccAGAGCCTGCAGCCCCCAAGTTTGTGGAAGAGCAGGAAGAGCACCTCCCCTCTCAATCAG GTGTCGCTTGGCGTGGAGGGCTCCACGATGAGCGGCAGCCTGCAGCGCCGAAAGAAGAGCAAGAGGAAGTGGAAGCGGCTGTGGTTCCTCCTCAAAGACAAG GATAAAGTGGCTTCAGAGAGTCTACCTCTGCAGGGCTTCACCGTCAAGCTGACTGAGAggccagagggagaggaaagcagCAACGTGTTCCATCTCTACCACAAGAAAACGCTCTACTATACCTTCAGGGCCGATGATCAACACACTGCACGCAG ATGGGTAAATGCCATGGAGGAGGCTACCGTTTTATAG
- the fgd5a gene encoding FYVE, RhoGEF and PH domain-containing protein 5 isoform X1, which produces MNADFQNPLQVPQPKVRSHLTIKVQSKLMSRPCPRVPCPKPPIAPKPRPLYVPHSQGESCRPQSLSNGDLAHSDGETEDLHEMAEENQDKEEKSEANDNGTGDNDKEDIAEEETEDETEKKDILDNDCDIDSIGSEDTVKGEEGSTAETTEDENTDNDLNQPEGGNHTDDENTSTPSLLLTETEDEAGEEKEEEQQSFSEETEIPCNSTGHSHENVDVENLDQKTQLLSQGDKDNETGLNEADSDQSEDCLRSELLTDNTELEAGGFAFGFSVLPTVTEEYPYDVIGPTDDASDTCESCDPAETGDTEVWQPERATKDPTGCFRFTSSTEDVFGPYSVIEAVPGDVTDTADPEWSQDDVDDKPSDELQTGASNQEPYYVSSDDVDKLEDKQALSEQGETEEGSEQSDQHKDKAKDCESADEYADIDDSLCPKADDFGQLECVSSEDYVEIGDEDEEEQTEKKHVKGKSAKERTAKREQAFHSQRRSCQPRLRLCNITVPADLDLGRTPELTNRVVFAHTTEAFEEDIEELDCHIVPYYDDTDSDSDEHIYEEAGFDSEGENFVTLDRKTIVTRSRSYSGKVPGYVPETVPEETGTEYLTHDYCTVALDKNSEPLSHSQQPEVKSLIPSVKSRRFLLYSRSAEGPELSLSSPTEISQSLRDEIRIKRKDDNLSLPCVITSSGSFSQRSHQSSSGVSTPTSLVDIPPPFELAYITKRPVTKSSPSLLIQHEPSDISKKKKSSFKRFLALKFKKKADSKGFSDGSVRSSRSSSESSHHGPVRVIELDRRSTGSSPQLQSRLVNPQQRHSDLPSTFVLYNDHQRRKCDLKAYGRGVSRVESFEERSRRSVMPLPLTKPRSISFPSADTSDYENIPAMSSDYENIQIPGRPTRSHTVTEFFEDPNRSTVACNENDGYVDMNSFPGIDSRPQTSKADSESAYTEPFPMNPVSAGLSADEDHGRTSEEEEGVADQSYDRQIDGRSRAFYVAKELVDSERLHVSSIKYLQEDFRSAVVEAVGEEGEPVLEEQRLGEILGVLPQVYTLHSSILTELEERISQWEESQRVVDVILSRRKDFGVFDTYISEYDRSMSLLEESCRNNPAFASIVKKFETRGPEEAEVPLKHQLLQVIVRVLQYRMLLTDYLNNLSPDSKEYEDTQAALVIVSEVADQANDNLKQGENLLRLVHIEYSVKGKRDLLKPGRMFVKEGTLMKVSRKSRQPRHLFLMNDIMLYTYPQQDGKYRLKNTLSLSGMKVSKPTLDNVLNCLKIEVSDITITLSASSVGEREDWFHTLSRAIADHAAGLCTFGGPCSEAREKLWMALGEAAPVLVPVSHVMMCMNCTSDFSLTLRRHHCNACGKVVCRACSRNRYPLKYLKDRVAKVCDHCYAELRKRGGSVSGACGSSSPRTHRASRPLSAVFQSLQPPSLWKSRKSTSPLNQVSLGVEGSTMSGSLQRRKKSKRKWKRLWFLLKDKVLYTFTAREDKVASESLPLQGFTVKLTERPEGEESSNVFHLYHKKTLYYTFRADDQHTARRWVNAMEEATVL; this is translated from the exons ATGAACGCAG ATTTTCAAAATCCACTGCAAGTCCCCCAGCCAAAGGTCCGCAGTCATCTGACCATCAAAGTACAGTCCAAGCTGATGTCCAGGCCGTGTCCCCGTGTCCCTTGTCCAAAACCTCCTATCGCCCCCAAGCCAAGACCCCTGTATGTGCCTCACTCACAGGGGGAGTCCTGTCGCCCACAGAGCCTCAGTAACGGAGACCTGGCTCACTCTGATGGGGAGACTGAAGATCTCCATGAGATGGCTGAGGAGAATcaggacaaagaggagaaaagtgaGGCTAATGACAATGGCACAGGAGACAATGACAAAGAGGACAtagcagaagaagaaactgaggatgaaacagaaaaaaaagacatattagATAATGATTGCGACATAGACAGCATTGGCTCTGAGGACACAGTTAAGGGAGAGGAGGGTTCTACTGCTGAGActactgaagatgaaaacactgacaatgaCTTGAACCAGCCTGAAGGTGGCAATCACACAGATGATGAGAACACATCAAcaccttctcttcttctcactgaaacagaggatgaagcaggagaggagaaggaagaggagcagcagagtttTAGTGAAGAGACTGAAATACCCTGTAATTCTACAGGACACTCTCATGAAAATGTAGATGTGGAAAACCTCGATCAAAAAACACAGTTACTCAGTCAGGGTGATAAGGACAATGAGACTGGACTTAATGAAGCAGACAGTGACCAAAGTGAAGACTGTTTGCGCAGTGAATTACTCACAGacaacactgagctggaagctggAGGATTTGCTTTTGGATTCAGCGTGCTTCCAACTGTAACTGAGGAGTATCCCTACGATGTGATTGGCCCCACTGATGATGCCAGTGATACATGTGAGTCATGTGACCCAGCTGAAACAGGGGATACAGAGGTATGGCAACCGGAGCGTGCAACCAAGGACCCCACCGGCTGTTTTCGATTCACATCCAGCACTGAGGATGTGTTTGGGCCTTACTCGGTCATAGAGGCTGTTCCAGGAGATGTGACCGACACCGCTGACCCCGAGTGGAGTCAGGATGATGTTGATGACAAACCTTCAGATGAACTGCAAACGGGTGCTTCTAACCAGGAACCATACTATGTGTCATCAGATGATGTGGACAAGCTAGAGGATAAGCAAGCTCTCTCAGAACAAGGTGAGACTGAGGAAGGCTCAGAGCAGTCAGATCagcacaaagacaaagcaaaggaCTGCGAGTCAGCAGATGAGTATGCAGACATTGATGATTCACTCTGTCCAAAAGCAGATGACTTCGGGCAGCTGGAGTGTGTCTCCTCAGAGGATTATGTCGAGATCggtgatgaggatgaagaggagcaAACGGAAAAGAAACATGTCAAAGGAAAAAGTGCAAAAGAGAGAACAGCTAAACGAGAGCAGGCCTTCCACAGCCAGAGAAGAAGCTGTCAGCCTCGCCTCAGGTTGTGCAACATTACAGTGCCAGCAGACCTAGACCTGGGCCGCACCCCAGAGCTCACCAACAGAGTGGTGTTCGCCCACACCACTGAGGCCTTTGAAGAAGACATTGAAGAACTGGACTGCCATATTGTGCCTTACTATGATGATACAGACTCCGACAGCGATGAGCATATTTACGAAGAGGCGGGGTTTGACTCAGAAGGAGAGAACTTTGTAACACTGGATAGGAAGACTATTGTCACACGGTCACGCTCTTATTCTGGGAAAGTTCCAGGTTATGTCCCAGAAACTGTACcagaagagacagggacagagtaCCTGACTCATGACTACTGCACAGTGGCCTTGGATAAGAACAGTGAACCGCTCAGCCATTCACAGCAACCTGAAGTCAAATCTTTGATCCCGTCTGTGAAGTCTCGCCGCTTCTTATTATACTCCCGCTCTGCAGAGGGTCCAGAATTGTCCTTGAGCTCCCCAACAGAGATCAGCCAATCTCTGAGGGATGAGATCAGGATTAAGAGGAAAGATGATAACCTTTCCCTGCCATGTGTCATAACCTCCTCTGGAAGCTTCTCCCAGCGTAGCCATCAATCGTCCAGTGGTGTTTCCACACCAACCTCTCTAGTAGACATCCCACCGCCCTTTGAGCTGGCATACATCACTAAAAGGCCCGTCACCAAGAGCTCCCCGTCCCTCCTGATCCAGCACGAACCCAGTGACATatccaagaagaagaagtcctCCTTTAAACGTTTTCTGGCGCTCAAGTTCAAGAAGAAGGCAGATTCGAAGGGTTTCAGTGATGGAAGTGTCCGTTCTTCACGTTCTTCCTCCGAGTCCAGCCACCATGGCCCCGTAAGGGTCATAGAGCTTGATCGTAGGAGCACCGGCAGCTCTCCTCAGCTCCAGTCCCGCTTGGTGAACCCCCAGCAGCGTCATTCAGACCTTCCATCCACCTTTGTCCTCTACAATGACCaccagaggaggaaatgtgaCCTCAAAGCTTACGGCAGGGGCGTCTCCAGAGTGGAGTCCTTTGAGGAGCGTTCTCGCCGTTCTGTCATGCCACTGCCTCTGACCAAACCCCGCTCCATCTCCTTCCCCAGTGCAGACACCTCAGACTATGAAAACATCCCAGCCATGAGCTCAGACTATGAGAACATCCAAATCCCAGGCAGGCCCACCAGATCTCACACTGTGACTGAGTTTTTTGAGGATCCAAACCGCTCAACAGTTGCCTGCAATGAGAATGATGGCTATGTGGATATGAACAGTTTCCCTGGGATTGACAGCAGACCCCAGACATCGAAAGCAGACTCTGAAAG TGCCTACACCGAGCCTTTCCCAATGAACCCCGTCTCTGCTGGGCTGTCGGCAGACGAGGACCACGGCCGTAcctcagaggaagaagaaggggtGGCGGACCAGAGCTACGACCGACAG ATTGATGGCCGATCCCGAGCGTTCTACGTCGCCAAAGAGCTCGTTGACTCCGAGAGACT ACACGTCAGCTCCATCAAGTACCTTCAAGAG GACTTTAGGTCAGCGGTGGTTGAAGCAGTGGGTGAGGAAGGGGAGCCAGTGCTAGAAGAGCAGAGGCTGGGGGAGATACTGGGCGTGCTCCCCCAGGTCTACACCCTCCACAGCAGCATCCTCACTGAGCTGGAGGAGCGCATTAGTCAGTG GGAGGAGAGCCAAAGGGTGGTGGATGTGATTCTGTCTCGTCGAAAGGACTTTGGTGTGTTTGACACCTACATCTCAGAGTATGATCGCAGCATGTCCTTACTGGAGGAAAGCTGCAGGAACAACCCAGCCTTCGCCAGCATCGTCAAGAAATTTGAG acaCGGGGCCCGGAAGAAGCTGAAGTCCCGCTCAAacaccagctgctgcaggtcaTAGTGAGAGTACTTCAGTATCGAATGCTACTcacag ATTACCTGAACAACCTCTCTCCTGACTCTAAAGAATACGAGGACACACAAG ctgcCTTGGTGATCGTGTCGGAGGTGGCAGACCAGGCCAATGACAATCTGAAACAGGGG GAGAACTTGCTGCGTCTGGTCCACATAGAGTACAGTGTGAAAGGCAAGAGGGACCTGCTGAAGCCCGGAAGG ATGTTTGTCAAAGAGGGCACACTCATGAAGGTCTCGAGGAAAAGCAGGCAGCCACGACACCTGTTTCTG ATGAATGATATCATGCTGTACACCTACCCTCAGCAGGATGGGAAATACAGGCTTAAGAACACTCTATCTCTGTCTGGAATGAAG GTTAGCAAACCCACACTAGACAACGTGCTGAACTGTCTGAAAATTGAGGTGTCTGACATCACCATTACTCTCTCTGCCAG TTCGgttggagagagggaggactgGTTCCACACACTGAGTCGAGCCATAGCAGACCATGCTGCGGGGCTCTGTACGTTTGGCGGACCCTGCAGTGAG GCACGTGAGAAGTTGTGGATGGCCCTGGGTGAGGCTGCTCCTGTACTGGTGCCAGTTTCTCATGTGATGATGTGCATGAACTGTACTTCTGACTTCAGCCTCACACTGAGACGACACCACTGCAATGCCTGTGGAAAG GTGGTATGCCGCGCTTGTTCCAGGAACAGATACCCACTGAAGTACCTCAAAGACAGAGTGGCCAAAGTGTGTGACCACTGCTATGCTGAGCTCAGGAAAAGAG gtggaagcgtGTCGGGGGCATGCGGTAGCTCCAGCCCTCGGACTCACCGGGCCAGTCGtcccctctctgctgtcttccAGAGCCTGCAGCCCCCAAGTTTGTGGAAGAGCAGGAAGAGCACCTCCCCTCTCAATCAG GTGTCGCTTGGCGTGGAGGGCTCCACGATGAGCGGCAGCCTGCAGCGCCGAAAGAAGAGCAAGAGGAAGTGGAAGCGGCTGTGGTTCCTCCTCAAAGACAAGGTGCTCTACACCTTCACAGCCCGTGAG GATAAAGTGGCTTCAGAGAGTCTACCTCTGCAGGGCTTCACCGTCAAGCTGACTGAGAggccagagggagaggaaagcagCAACGTGTTCCATCTCTACCACAAGAAAACGCTCTACTATACCTTCAGGGCCGATGATCAACACACTGCACGCAG ATGGGTAAATGCCATGGAGGAGGCTACCGTTTTATAG